Genomic DNA from Salvia miltiorrhiza cultivar Shanhuang (shh) chromosome 1, IMPLAD_Smil_shh, whole genome shotgun sequence:
GGCCTGCAGGCCCACTTCTGCGCCTCGAAGCAGTTCCCGTGGGCGGGGCCGATCCTCTCGCTGCACGAGAGGATCTTGGAGGAATCGAAGAGGCGGGAGAGGAGGAACGCCTGCGGCTTGCTGCGGGAGATCAACGAGATTCAAAAATGCTCGCGGCATTTGAATGAATTGGCCGATTCGGTGGCGTTCCCGTTGGCGGAGGAGAGGGAGGCGGAGGTGAAGATGAGGGTTGAGGAGGTGAGGAATGTGTGTGACGGTTTGAGGAGTGAGCTTGATCCGTTGGAGTGTCAAATTAGGGAAGTGTTTCATCGGATTGTCCGAAGCAGAACTCAGGGGCTTGATTCGGTTGGGCTTCATGATTAAAATCGGATTTTTAATTCGATTTGAGTCTTGTATTTATTACATAATCATCGTTTTTTATGTAAAGAAATTCCCAAAAAGGATTGGACTTTGCTCGTGTCCATGatgttcatctctcttctcTCTGTATAATGAATTTTGTTCCTTTCTTTGAGTAAATTTGGACTTGCCTTCCCATCATGAATTGCATTTTTCTACCATTAGGTTTGTGTTTTTTGGATGTAGCTTATTCTTCACAAGTAGTTTTCTTGCCAAGAATGTTGTGTTTGCTAATAAGATGAGAGGCTAGGAAttagtaatttatttgttaagtGTGTAATCTTGAAAATGACTATTTTGTAGCCGTGGACCAAAGTTTTCTTGTGGATTCTAATTCAAGATGGTGACATTTTTGTGGACTCTAATTCAAGAAAGATATATTAGCCTTGTTAAGCAAGAAATTCTCTGCTGCacgttttgatttttgaagaaATTGAACCCAGTTGCAATAAACAATACTTTTTcctatattcaatttttttaagaatacAGAGCGACAAGCCATTGACGGACAGAAATGGTGTCATATGCTTCAGCCTAAAATAATGTTAATAAAGCAAACTTGTGCATTTTAACTTACTTCAAGGATTAAAAATTGGACAAATAGTATCAGTTTTTGTCTCAACCTTTCATCCCTTTTTCCAATAGTGTCTCGATGCTTAGTACAAATCAACACATGATATTTCAACAAATTATAATTATGTCCTATTATCACATTTTCgatatctaaaatctcatgtGACACAATATCATTATTTCGGACACACATGAaaagtaataaaattaaattatgtaaataaaCAGTATTTCCACATCAATGCCCAACGTGTCATGTGAAATTTCGAGTGTCAAAACAGTAATACAAGACCTAATTGTCAAAATATTGAGCATCAATTTGTAATTTATCAACATTACTCAAAAATTGAGACATAAAACTGGCattttgaatttcttttgaatttcTAGATAAACATGGCTGGTAATATGAATTCCACATTTCAGTATGACTGGACTAGTGGAGCAACTTAATGGCGATGGACAAAGCTTTAAATGCTAAAAGTTGTTTTCCAAGATGCAAATGCCCACACGAAATATAAGTTGTTGGCAAATTATGAGCTGGACTTAACttttataattgaaaatattgatGCCCGTATGTTGCAATTTGGATCCTTCATTTTAAAACTTGTACTTTTCAAATCTAAAATTAACGAATAATAAATGttgatcaataatttattatttcaataTTTGAAATCATGTATCGTTGGATCTTTGATCGAAATCGTAATCGTGAATCTCTCACGGGTCGGATGGGTGCGGCGCAGCAGATCCACCCACATCATTGAGGTGTAAAATTAaaactttcttttttcttattattattttattcaaattaatgGTATTTTGGTGAAAATTGTTAATATTTCGTGTTTTATATCTGAAAAATGGATATATCTTCATATGCCTCATAGAGTCATGGAGTAGTAGATATATTtaagtactcccttcgtcccatttcAATTGACAcactttcattttcttttgttcCACTTCAATTAAcacttttcaaaaatagcatgtgttcctaccttctctacacacattaaacaaatggtCTCCACCTACTTTACCCACCTAatcctttattcttaatctccgtgcccaaaataAAATTGCCCATTGAaatggacggagggagcataAATTACTAGTAGCAAAAAGAAGAGTGTGAATCTTAAAATGAGGTGGCAGTGAGTGAATATCTGAGCAAGCAAGTTGAAATATGAGAGGCCAATATCTCTCTGCATTTGGCTGCAGCAAACAGCTACTAGTTGAGTGGAAAAAGACAAAGCTTTAAAAGCTAAAAGTTGTTTTTTGTTGGGATAGTACTGCTCATTGGGCccactttcttttattttgaaaaGATTGATGCATTTCCCACCTAACAATCTGTACCACTATGCCATGCTAATGCCACCACAGTTTCACATGCTATCCAAGGATCAAATAAAGATGACCAAAAACAATTCCTCATACTATTTCTCAcatatctttttattttatttttggggtTATGATATTCATGTGATAGTGCTCACGGGTGAAAAAGTTTCTATCAAGATCATGATAAATGTTTATATGAaacatttaaaattttgataataCTAGCTAGGAAAATATAGGAgaattcaaagaaaaaaaaaacaagagaaAATTCTGAATATAACAAAAGAGAATTCGTAAAAATAAACATGTACTTGTCCAGCAAGAACACCAAATTTTATTTCGATCAGTATTGTAAATCACATAAATTGTAAAGTCACGTGGTAAACTAAAAAATGAGTATAAATAGTTAACTagtattatcatcatcatcattattattattatagattaATTGCTTCCTCAAGTTTAAAATACTATACAAGATTGATCATATGCAAAGTCATGGCAAGGGAGATCAAAAAAGTAATAACTCCCCTATTTTCACAGCTTGAAGCCCTTGAACCTCATATTTAGTCAACAAACTTTCTACAAATATATTGTAAATCTAGCTGTATTTTTAAAAATCTGACTAACCGTGCTTCATTCCCacgctattattattattattattattattattattattattattattatgtaaaaaCCCCACGAGTAAACCATGAAATAAGATGTTGCACAAAACGTGTCAACTATGTTTGAACATAGCCTCCCGCCAAGGACACGGCGgcattttttttcacaaaactaAACGAAGCAAAGCATATATTCTTTGCCCTCTTACACCAATTCCTTCCTTGATAAATCAACACTGCCATATTTCCTGACTTTTCCCAATTCATTCATCCAAAAATTTGTcccaaaattcattaaaaaatatGGAGCTCGAATTAGGACTCAAGTTAACGAGTGTCACCGACGAGTTCACCTCGGATTTTCGGATAGCAAAAGACCGCGCCAGCCCCGTCTTCGTGTCTAGAGAAACAGATTCCATGTTCTTCCTCACTGCTCATCTCAGAGGTCCCGTTTTCTGCTTCTGCACACGAATATGCACAATTTTGTTGCCTATGGATTTACACATTTATGTGTGAAATTTTTTTAGTTGGATAGATAAGATTTTAAAAACTGTATGGCCGTGAACtcgaaaatgagacatttgatTTCGGATATTAACCATTCTACCACTAAGTTAATACACGTGCTTCTGAAACTTTTGCAGGTTATAAGAGAAGGAACATAAAGATCGACATAAACGAGGACGGGAGCTTGATCGGAATAGGCGGCGAAAAGCAGGTGCAAGAAACGGTAATGGTGGGGTGGAAAGTTTAcaagaaagagggagagatcaaggGATTCAAGAAAGTTTTTAGAATTCCACAAGGGGTGATCTTGGACAAGATCAAGGCCAAATTTAACAACGACGAATCGACTTTGTCGATCACCATGCCGAAGAAGGAAAAAGGAATCCGCGTGGGCACAGCCATTGAAGAAGTCGAGGACAAGCCGGAGCTCGTTAGGGCGGGGTCCGGGAGTTTGCAGATTGCCGATGAAAAGAGCCCGAAAGCAGAGACTTCAAACCTGGAGATGGATGAGAAATCCAAGGCAAGAATCGGAGAAAACGAAGCAGTTGACCAAGCACCTTCCAATAGTGGTGAGGCGAAACCTGAAGAAGAGAAACACCAAGAGAAACCGGAAGAAGAGAAACACCAAGAGAAACCAGTTTCAGCTCATGATTTCAAAGATGGCAAAGTTGATCACGTGGAAGCTGACACGTGCAGGGAGGACGAGGAGAAACAGAGAAACACAGACGATGTACGAGGAATAACTGAACCTAAAGAACACGAGGAAAAAGATGAACCGGATACTTACAAGCAAGATCTTGATAAAAGATTGGACAAAGACAGAGTCGAGCCTTCCGCCATTGAACCTAAAGAACATGAGGAAAAAGATGAACCGGATACTTACAAGCAAGATCTTGATAAAAGATTGGACGAAGACAGAGTTGAGCCTTCCGCCATTGAACCTGCTGAAGAAGCTCCAGAAGCTGAACCTGTGCCGGTAGAGGGTGATGGAGAGAGGCCTCCGGAGAAAAGGTTCAAATTATGTCTGCCCATCGTTGCTGGCTCGACTTTACTTCTGACAT
This window encodes:
- the LOC130992837 gene encoding uncharacterized protein LOC130992837 — protein: MELELGLKLTSVTDEFTSDFRIAKDRASPVFVSRETDSMFFLTAHLRGYKRRNIKIDINEDGSLIGIGGEKQVQETVMVGWKVYKKEGEIKGFKKVFRIPQGVILDKIKAKFNNDESTLSITMPKKEKGIRVGTAIEEVEDKPELVRAGSGSLQIADEKSPKAETSNLEMDEKSKARIGENEAVDQAPSNSGEAKPEEEKHQEKPEEEKHQEKPVSAHDFKDGKVDHVEADTCREDEEKQRNTDDVRGITEPKEHEEKDEPDTYKQDLDKRLDKDRVEPSAIEPKEHEEKDEPDTYKQDLDKRLDEDRVEPSAIEPAEEAPEAEPVPVEGDGERPPEKRFKLCLPIVAGSTLLLTFVVFVFQMIRSKNQTSRRRD